Proteins from a single region of Candidatus Omnitrophota bacterium:
- a CDS encoding ABC transporter ATP-binding protein: MIEAKGIYKNYIIDSNRLEILKGIDLNVKKGEFITIVGPSGAGKSTLLHILGGLDSPSEGKVSIGGQDIYRMDDQKISRVRNQKIGFVFQFYHLLSEFTVLENAVLPVFFNGSYTKPQAAEIRNKAIGLFANVGLSNRLNHFPMQLSGGEKQRVAIVRALMNDPQVLLCDEPTGNLDSASGNQIMSLIKDVNLKSKMTVILVTHNQELASLGNRIFNLKDGVLLN; encoded by the coding sequence ATGATAGAGGCCAAAGGAATTTATAAAAATTATATCATAGACAGTAATAGGCTTGAGATACTTAAGGGCATAGATTTAAATGTTAAAAAAGGGGAGTTTATAACGATTGTCGGTCCTTCGGGAGCCGGCAAATCTACTCTCCTGCATATCCTCGGAGGCTTAGATTCACCAAGCGAGGGTAAGGTGTCAATAGGCGGCCAGGATATTTACAGGATGGATGACCAGAAGATATCAAGGGTGAGGAATCAGAAAATAGGATTTGTTTTTCAGTTTTACCACTTGCTTTCCGAATTTACTGTTTTAGAAAATGCAGTATTACCTGTTTTTTTTAACGGTTCTTATACTAAGCCGCAGGCAGCAGAGATAAGAAATAAGGCGATCGGGCTTTTTGCTAATGTCGGCCTTTCAAACAGATTGAACCATTTCCCTATGCAGCTTTCCGGAGGTGAGAAGCAGAGGGTAGCCATTGTAAGGGCGTTGATGAATGACCCGCAGGTTTTATTATGCGACGAACCTACCGGTAATCTGGATTCAGCTTCCGGTAACCAGATAATGTCATTAATTAAAGACGTAAATTTAAAATCCAAGATGACAGTTATCCTGGTTACTCATAATCAGGAGCTGGCAAGTTTGGGTAACAGGATTTTTAATCTTAAAGACGGTGTTTTATTGAATTAA